From Sceloporus undulatus isolate JIND9_A2432 ecotype Alabama chromosome 6, SceUnd_v1.1, whole genome shotgun sequence, one genomic window encodes:
- the LOC121935756 gene encoding olfactory receptor 5F1-like, producing MDFNKPVESWNQTSVKEFVLTGFSVDPKNQTLLFVIGLLAYLLTLAGNLTIIALIWIDRCLQSPMYFFLGNLSFIEICYTSTTVPKMLWDLLSRDKTISLIGCALQMYFFVTLGGTECVLLSAMAYDRYAAICHPLSYILLLNQQVRRGLLAASWAIGTFNSIVNTVMVFSLHYCHSNKINHFFCDIPPLLRISCSDTFLSQLITFSISGCVIIMPFCLTLLSYILIVSSVLKIHTVHGKMKAFSTCASHLTVVSIFYGTIIYTYIRPSSAHSIEEDLQVSVLYAIITPMLNPLIYSFRNKEVQGALQRALRKGKS from the coding sequence ATGGACTTCAACAAGCCTGTGGAAAGTTGGAACCAAACAAGTGTCAAAGAATTTGTCCTCACAGGATTCTCTGTTGACCCAAAGAACCAGACCCTCCTCTTTGTCATAGGCCTGCTAGCCTACCTGTTAACTTTGGCAGGGAATCTAACTATTATTGCATTGATCTGGATAGACAGATGTCTTCAGTCTCCCATGTACTTCTTCTTGGGCAACCTCTCTTTTATCGAGATTTGCTACACTTCCACTACAGTTCCTAAGATGCTATGGGACCTTTTGTCAAGGGACAAGACCATCTCATTGATAGGATGTGCACTCCAGATGTATTTCTTTGTCACTTTAGGGGGAACAGAGTGTGTTCTCCTCTCAGCTATGGCATATGATCGTTATGCCGCTATCTGCCATCCACTGAGCTACATCCTACTTTTAAACCAGCAAGTGCGTAGAGGGTTGCTGGCAGCTTCTTGGGCTATTGGCACCTTCAATTCCATTGTTAATACAGTAATGGTATTTTCCCTGCACTACTGTCACTCCAATAAAATCAACCACTTCTTTTGTGACATTCCTCCCCTTCTACGCATCTCTTGCTCTGACACCTTTCTCAGCCAGTTGATAACCTTCTCCATCTCTGGATGTGTTATCATTATGCCATTCTGCCTGACTCTTCTCTCTTACATTCTCATAGTCTCCTCGGTACTCAAAATCCACACAGTTCATGGCAAGATGAAGGCATTCTCCACCTGTGCCTCCCATCTCACTGTGGTGAGCATCTTCTATGGCACCATCATCTACACTTATATACGCCCATCCTCTGCTCATTCTATAGAAGAAGATCTCCAGGTTTCTGTACTTTATGCCATCATTACTCCAATGCTAAACCCCCTGATCTATAGCTTTCGGAACAAAGAAGTGCAGGGGGCACTTCAGAGAGCTCTCAGAAAGGGCAAATCATAA
- the LOC121933754 gene encoding olfactory receptor 5F1-like: MERKNQTTLEKFILVGLSDDPKVQILLFVIGLLIYVLTVAGNLAIILLIQVDQHLHTPMYFLLNNLSFTEICYITTTMPKMLWDLLSGDKTISFAGCAVQMYSFLTTAATEGVILSVMAYDRYAAICHPLHYTMLMSQPTCRWLLAASWVIGNLNAVVNTTFVFSQNFCGPNKIVHFFCDIPPVLHLSCSDTSLAETGTFIVSGSILITTLTLIVFSYFLIVSAVLKIHSVQARIKTFSTCASHLTVVSIFYSSAIFTYMRPSSSHSMGEDSLISILYTIITPFLNPLIYSFRNKEMKSALLNVLGKKMHCVF, from the coding sequence atggaaagaaagaatcaaaCAACTCTGGAAAAATTCATCCTTGTGGGACTGTCAGATGATCCTAAAGTCCAGATCTTGCTCTTTGTTATAGGACTGTTGATCTATGTACTCACAGTAGCAGGGAATCTGGCCATCATTCTTTTGATACAAGTTGACCAGCATCTCCACACTCCCATGTACTTCTTGCTCAACAATCTGTCTTTTACTGAGATTTGttatatcaccaccaccatgccaAAGATGTTATGGGATCTCTTGTCAGGGGACAAGACCATCTCCTTTGCTGGCTGTGCTGTCCAAATGTATTCCTTTCTAACCACAGCTGCCACGGAAGGTGTGATTCTTTCTGTCATGGCCTATGACCGCTACGCTGCCATTTGCCATCCATTGCACTATACCATGCTTATGAGCCAGCCGACATGCAGATGGCTTCTGGCAGCTTCATGGGTAATTGGAAATCTCAATGCCGTTGTCAATACAACCTTTGTCTTCTCCCAGAACTTCTGTGGACCCAACAAAATTGTGCATTTCTTTTGTGACATCCCACCTGTCCTGCATCTTTCCTGCTCTGATACTTCCCTTGCTGAGACTGGGACTTTCATTGTTTCTGGCAGCATTTTGATAACAACTCTCACCCTGATCGTCTTCTCCTATTTCCTTATTGTTTCAGCTGTGCTCAAAATTCATTCAGTTCAGGCTAGAATCAAAACATTCTCCACCTGTGCCTCTCATCTTACTGTGGTAAGCATCTTCTACAGTTCTGCCATCTTTACCTACATGCGTCCCTCCTCCAGCCACTCCATGGGAGAGGACAGCCTGATCTCTATATTGTATACCATCATCactcctttcctgaaccctctCATCTACAGCTTCAGAAACAAGGAAATGAAATCAGCATTGCTGAATGTTCTTGGAAAGAAAATGCATTGTGTATTCTGA